The nucleotide window GGCTTCCTGTGCCTTATCTTACGCCGACGCCTATGCCATTGCTGCGGCGTTAAAAAATAATGCTGCTATAGTGACGGGTGATCCGGAGATTAAGAATGCCAGTGTTAAAATGGGTTTTCCTTTAACCTGGCTGGGACAAGGTAATCCAAAGTAATCCGTTACCCTTGTTAGGTTTTCGCTTATTAGGTCATACCGAATTCGTAATACACAGGTGAAGCGTTTGTCCTTTCCCTGAGCTAAAAAGGCCCTCAAAAATGCCTTGAAGCAGATGGTGTCATGATGATTAAAATCCTTTCCGGGAAGGCCACCTGAGCAGCATTGGCCGCTTCTTCATTATAGGCAACGAAAATTTTGGGGGAGTTTAACGCCTAGATTATAAAGGAGTGACCCTCCTCAGACCCTAACTACTGTTAAGGGCCTCGGTCCCGTCTCTTCCATTTATTGGCCATTGACATGTTACCGTGAGTCTTTATAGCCGCGGCGCTTCCCGGCCTTCCGGCCGTTAGCCGTCGGCCAGACTTCCCCACGTGCCTGCGGGCGTGGCTGACGGCCACAACCCTCCGGCATAAGGCGGTGAATAAGAAGAAGGCGTTTTTAATGAGGGTGGCCTAAAAGCACACAATTGCGGCACCGGCATATACTTCATATAAGAAGTAGATATTATCCTGGAGGGGTTTATCATGAAACATTACCAACCTGGGATACCACCTTATAACCAATGGCAGTTCATGATTCCCCAAATGCCGGTGCTGGGACCCCATGATTTTCAGAAGCAGGTGCAGCATATATACGATTCTATCGTCGCCGAGGCTACCGCGGCGGATTTTTATTCTCGCCTGATGAGGGAAGCCCCGGATGAAATGCACAGGGACTTTATAAATCACGCCTACAAAGATGAATTAGAACATTTAGAAGCATTCACCAGATTATATAAGCATTTTACCGACAGGATACCCCAATATAACATTGAACCCGTTCAGTACCGCACCTATAAAGACGGTTTGTTAAAGGCCCTTAAGGATGAGTTGGAGGCGGCAGATTTTTATAAAGGAATTATCGTTTCCAGCACCGATCAACTGGTCAGAGACACTTATTTTCTGGCAATGGGCGACGAACTGGAGCATGCAATAAGGTTTAATGCTCTGTTAAAGGCGGCTTCCTGGTAGGGGGAGCCGCTTTTTAAGTAATGCTTCCTTTGAAATTTTTACGGCCGGGTTTAGACTTGGCTATTTGCAATTCTTTTAAGGCGTGTTATCATAAAAAACGGCTGCCACATCAAACTTTCTGTTTACGGGTGATAATATTTGGAAGACAGGCGTTGGAAGGGCTTTGATTGGGAGAAAGAAAAGGAGTATGTCTTGAGGGCTATAGCCATTTCCCGGTGTGCCAGGGAACATGGCAACACTCCTTTCGGCTGCCTGCTGGTTGATATTAATGGGAATATCCTCCTTGAACAAGAAAACATTGAAATAACCGAAAGGGATTGCACCGGGCATGCCGAGGCTGCCCTCATGCGTAAAGCCTCTCAACTGTATAGTAAAGACTTTCTTTGGCAGTGCACCCTCTACTCGTCTGCCGAGCCTTGCGCTATGTGTTCGGGTGCCATTTACTGGGGCAATGTAGGTAGAGTGGTGTACGTCATAAGTGAAAAACGGTTGCGGCAATTAACCGGCAGCCATCCCCAGAATCCCACCCTTGATCTCCCCTGCCGCCAGGTGTTTGCCAGCGGCCAGAAAGATATCATTGTAGTCGGGCCACTGCCACAATTGGAAGAAGAGGCCGTGAAAGTGCATGAGGGATATTGGAAGTAGTTCCACATAAAAATATTTAAAAGTAGCTTCGTTGTAGCAGGATTTAAAATATTAATGTCGAATAAATATAAATTAAATTTTACCTAAATTAAATCTCTTCTTCTCTTAATTTAGCATAATTTAATAAGGAGTGGTGAGGGATCGACTGGTCATTTAAAAAATGGTTAGTACAAATAGCTGTTCTCCTGGGGGCCCTGGTTGCCGCCCTCTTGGCAGGGGCGGTGCTTATTTTGGTTGCCGGGGCAGATCCCCTTAAGGCTTATGGGGTGATGTTTAGCGGTCCCGTTAGCAGTGAATTTGGGATTACCGAAACTTTGGTGCGTGCTACGCCCCTTCTCCTGGTCGGTCTGGGTATAGTTATCTCCTTCCGCGCCGGCATTTTAAATATCGGCGGCGAGGGGCAGATACTCATGGGCGCCGTAGCTGCCTCGGCGGTAGCCCTATATTTTTCCCACTGGCCGGCGGTGTTACTCTTTCCTGTAGTTTTTCTGGTAGGGTGTGTGGCCGGAGGAATCTGGGGAGGAATAGCCGGATGGCTTAAAGCGCGTCTGGCCGTCAATGAGATTCTAAGTACCGTTATGCTAAATTCCATCGCCCTTCAACTGTACACTTATCTCATCCGTGGCCCGTTAATCGATCCTCAGGAATTAGCATATGGAACGGGTGTACCTCAAACGGCGATGGTGCCACAGCATATATGGTTGCCCCGCCTGATTCCAGGAACGCGCTTGCATGTCGGTTTTATTTTAGCCATTATTCTCGCCGCCATTGTTTATATCTTCCTGTGGCGTACTACTATTGGCTATCGTATGCGCGCTGTAGGGGCCGGTCCGGAGGCATCGCGTTATGGAGGGATCAAAGTCGAGTTCTATTTGGTACTGGCCATGGCCCTCTCCGGTGCCCTGGCAGGGCTGGCCGGTACGGTGGAGGTACTGGGAGTCCATCATCGTTCCTTAGAGTCCCTTTCGGCCGGATATGGATTTAGCGGAATTGTGGCCGCCCTTTTCGGGCGCCTGCATCCACTGGGAGCGATACCGGCGTCAATACTTATGGGCGCTCTGATACTGGGAGCGGACATGATGCAGCGGTCCGTGAGGGTCCCGGCAGCTATTGTTATGGCTATCCAGGGGCTGGTCATACTTTTCGTTGTATCCAGTGACCTCATAATGCGTAAACCTGAATTGCTGCAGCGCTTCTGGTGCCGGCGTGGTGCCGCTCGTTCCAAATCTACGGGTGAAGGGGGGGCGAAGGCGTAATGGGAGATGCGGTTATAAGTCAAGGACTACTTGTTGGTATTATGGCTACGGGCATCCGCCTGGCTACTCCCTTCTTACTGGCCGCCATCGGTGAAATGTTCGTCCAGCGTTCAGGGGTATTCAACCTGGGAGTAGAGGGCATTATGCTCCTGGGGGCCTTCATGGCATTTTTTGTAACTTTACAGACGGGGAATTACTACTTAGGAATACTGGTCAGTCTAGCTGTCGGGGCTTTGCTGGGCGCTCTCATGGGCGTTGTCAGTATAACCTTTAAAGCAGAACAAGGCATTAGCGGCATTGGTCTTTATATGATTGGATGGGGCCTTTCGGGGCTTCTTTTCCGGCTTTACCTTGGCTTCATTACCACGATTGAAGGTCTGCGGCCGCTGAAAATTCCAATCTTAGGTGATATCCCCTATATTGGTGCCATATTATTTCAACACAATTGGCTGGTGTATCTGGCCTACATTCTCGTGCCTGTAAGCTGGATAGTTTTGTATAAGACCCCTTGGGGGCTAAAGGTCAGGGCCGTAGGTACCACCCCTGAAGCAGCAGATACCCTGGGCATTAGCGTTGATAGCATAAGATATCAGTGCCTTATTTTAGGGGGAATGCTGGCAGGACTGGCCGGAGCTTTTCTGACTGTGGGACAGGCTAATATGTTTGCCGATAATATCACGGCGGGCCGGGGTTTCATCGCTGTAGCCCTTGTATATTTTGGCCGCTGGAGTCCCCTGGGAATTCTGGCCGGGTCCCTTCTTTTCAGCATAGCCAGTTCATTCCAATTATGGGTTCAGGTATTGGGTATTAAGGTGCCATACGAGATGGCAGTTATCCTGCCCTATGTCATCACTATAATTGCCCTGGCTGTATCCTTCGGACGCGTCTGGGCGCCGGCCGCCCTGGGTAAGCCCTATGAACGCGGAACCCGAGGGTAAAAGGCAAATTTTATATATTAATTTAAGGAGGGTCCAAAGATGAAGAAGTGGAAAAAGGTTATAGGTGTACTTGTGTTGATGTTTATGATGGCCCTGGTTGCGGCGTGCGGGGGCAATCCGTCAGGGCAGGGTCAAAAAGAGGGACAAAAAGATGGAGGACAGGCCCAGCAGTCCCAAAAGGTGCGTATCGCTATGGTAGTCGCCAGTACTGTGGATGATATGGCCTGGAGCCAGTCCATGTATGAGGGCCTAAAGGCCGTGCAGAAAAAGATGGGAGAAGATAAAGTAGAAATAGCCGTTAGTGAGAGGCTGGGAGACGCTGTAAACGCCGGCGCGGCAATCAGACAATATGCCAGCCAGGGGTATGATATAGTCATCGCCCATGGTGCCCAGTACCAGAGTGTGCTGCGGGAAATCGCCGCTGATTTTCCTAAAACCACCTTTGCCTATGGAACCGGTTTCCAGACGGCGCCCAACATATTTGCCTATGATCCCCAGGCCCAGGAAGGAGCCTACCTACTGGGTATGCTGGCAGGGTATATGACCAAGACGGGAATAATAGGGGTTGTAGGCCCTGTGGAAGCCGGAGACGCAATTAAGTATAATTATGGGTTCGAGCAGGGTGTTAAGGCCGTGAACCCCAAAGCCCAGGTACGCATTGCCTATACCGGTTCTTTTGGCGATATTGTGGGCGCCGGAGAGCTGGCCAAAGTCCATATGGATGCCGGTGCCGATATATTGACGGGATCCTCGCAGCAGTCGGTCGGTGCCATTAAGGCAGTGGCCGAGCGCGGGAAATACTGGCTGTCGACCGATATGGACCAAAGCAGCCTGGCACCCGATACAGTCTTGGCGGCCCAGGCTTATAATTGGGAAAAAGTAGTTACCAAGATGATAGAATTACGAAAACAAGGCGTACTTGGTGGCGAACACTTGACGCTTTCCTTCAGCGATGGAACGTTGGAGCTTAAATTTAACAGCAAACTGGCGGATAAAATTCCTCAAGAGGCCAAGAACGCGGTAGAGAAAGTAAAGCAGCAAATAGCAAGTGGGGAACTTAAGATCGAACTTCCCAAGGAACAAGGGCAGAAACAGCAACAGAAGTAAAGGGGAAGCCACATGCAGGAAATTAAACACCTGGAAATGCGCGGCATTACCAAGAGATTTCCCGGTGTATTGGCCAACGATAATGTAAATCTGGAGATAAATTCAGGTGAAGTCCTGGCCCTGTTGGGTGAGAACGGAGCCGGCAAGACCACTCTGATGAGCATCCTCTATGGTCTGTATCAGCCGGACGACGGTGAAATCTTGATAAACGGACAGCCCGTCCAAATTACCTCTCCCCGTAAGGCCATGGAATTGGGTATAGGGATGGTGCACCAGCATTTCATGCTGGTGCCCACCCTTACCGTGGCCGAAAACGTAGCCCTGGGCTCCCCGCCGCGCAAAGGGATATTTGTGGACCTGGAAAAGGTTCGCAGGGACATCGAGGAAATTTCGCGAAATTATGGTCTGGGAGTATCTCCGGATGCGTATGTATGGCAGTTAAGCGTAGGGGAACAGCAGCGCGTGGAGATTATTAAGGCATTATATCTGGGCGCCAGCCTTCTCATCCTCGATGAACCTACCGCCGTGTTAACTCCCCAGGAAGCCGGTGAGCTTATAGCGCTGCTGAAAAATATGGCTAAACAGGGCCGCCCTATTGTATTTATAAGCCATAAATTAAACGAGGTTATGGCGGTAAGTGATAGGGTTACGGTTTTGCGGGACGGCCGAGTAGTGGCTACCATCCGAACAGCCGAAACTACTTCCAGAGAACTTGCCCGCCTGATGGTAGGACGAGAACTCGCCTTCCAGAAAAATAAATCCAGAACCCCGGCTGGCGAAACGGTGCTTAGTTTAAGAGAGCTGTGGGTTACTGGGAATAAGGGAACACCGGCCCTTAAGGGGCTTTCCCTGGAACTCAAAGGCGGCGAGATATTGGGAATAGCCGGCGTATCAGGTAATGGCCAGAAAGAGCTGGCCGAGGTTATAAGCGGGCTGAGAAGGGCAGATAAAGGCCAGATTGTCCTGAACGGCAAAGAGATTACCAACCAGGCACCTGAAAGGATTATCAAACAGGGTTTGGGGTTTATTCCCGAAGACCGTTTGCACGTAGGGACCATCCCCTCCTTTACCATCTGGGAAAATCTAATCCTAAAGGATCATGCCCAGCCGCCCTACGCCCGAGGCATCTTCCTTCAGAATCAGAGCATAAGAAGGCAGGCGGCTTCTTTGGTAGAAAGTTACGGGATAAAGACTCCTAACCTGGATACACCGACTGGAAGGCTGTCCGGTGGGAATATCCAGCGCCTGATTCTGGCCAGGGAAATCACCCGCAGACCTTCTGTATTGATTGCCGCTTATCCGACCCGGGGGCTGGATGTGGGCGCCACCGAATACGTCCACAAAAAGTTGATGGAAGCCCGCGACGAAGGCATGGGAGTACTGCTGATATCGGAAGACCTGGAGGAGGTTATGAGTCTATCAGATCGTATCGCCGTGATATATGAGGGTCGGATAATGCAAGTTTTAAAGGCCGAAGAAGCCGACGAACGCACCTTGGGGCTGTTGATGGCCGGGGTGGCCAAGGAAGCATCTTAAAGTAATAAAAAGGCGGCCTCCTGGTAGAGGAAGCCGCCTTTGGGTTTTAGATTATTCTACGGGTATATTTTTGCCTCGTTTGAAGCCAGCTTCTTTTTTGGGCAAAATTACCGTTAAGAGGCCATTTTTGTATTTGGCGGTTATTTTTTCTTCGTCGACACCTTCCAGATAAAATCTGCGTTCGATGCTGCCGCTGCGTCGCTCTTTGCGAATAAAATTTTCCCGTGCCTCATCCACGATTTCATCGCGTTTGATGGAAATGGTTAGGGTGTCGTCTTCATAAGTAATATTTATATTTTCCTTCTCCAAACCCGGCAGTTCGGCCTCGAGGACATATTCGCGTTCATTTTCTTTAATATCTACTTTAAAGGGCTGGCCGAATACCGGGATCCAAAAGAGATCCTCGTTAAACATCCTTTCCATAAAATTTTCAATCTCGGAGAACATGGGCCTTAAACCCCTTCTCCTGCCGTAGAAAGGTACTAAACCGAACATAGCCTCATCCCCCCTTGAAAGATTTTGTTTTAGTTTCACTTTCATTTTATGTTCAAAGTCAAAAAAGGTCAAAGTCAAATAAAGTCAAATACAGGCAAATAAAGGCAATTGTGGTTGATTTAACTGGACATATCTACTTCCGACGTTTCCAGGGACTTAATAATTAACGAACTTATGGTATACTTAAATCGTAAGAAAGGGGGCCAAAACTTGTTTATCATTGACCGCTTCGAAGGAAGATGGGCGGTAATTGCAGCTGAAGACGGCATGACCTTTAACCTGCCGCGAAGTGTTTTGCCCCGGGACGCCGGGGAAGGGGACGTTATAATCCTTACGGCTACCGTCGACCGCGAAGCGACGGAAAAAAAGAAAAGGGGAGTTCAAAATCTACTTGCGGATTTTTTTGATGCATAGAGTTCAGCGTTTTATCATTTTTGCGCTGCTGGCCTTTATATTGTTTTTGACGGCCTGTTCGTCCGGAGGAACTGTTGGCGCACCTCCTCCGGGGGATGGGAGGGAGTTAAAGGTCCATTTTATCGATGTGGGGCAGGCGGACAGCATACTCATACAAACTCCGGCAGGGAAGGCCATTTTGATTGACGGCGGTAATAATGACGATGGTATAAAGGTCGTTAATTACATAAAATCCCAGGCCGTTAAAGAACTGGCGGCCGTAGTGGCTACCCATCCCCATGAGGACCATATAGGCGGCCTTGACAGCGTAATTAAGGAGATTCCGGTGGCGGCCGTCTATATGCCCAATGCCGTCACCACGACCCGGACCTTTGAGGATTTTATCAATGCCGTAAAGGCAAGCGGTGCTACGAGGATCCGGGCCAGGGGCGGGGTAAAGATGGATATACCGGGTCTCTCTGCTGAGTTTCTGGCGCCGAACAGTAATTCATATGATGAGCTCAATAATTACAGTGCCGTCCTTAAGATTGCTTACGGGAATACGGCCTTTCTTTTCACAGGTGACGCGGAGACGGTTTCTGAGGAAGAGATGCTGTCTGCCGGCTATAACTTGAAGGCCGATGTTTTGAAGGTCGGCCATCATGGCAGCGCCAGTTCTACTTCGGCAGCATTTTTAAAGGCAGTTGCGCCCAAATACGCCGTCATATCCGTCGGCAAGGGCAACGATTACGGCCATCCCGATCCCCGAGTACTGGAACGTCTGCAAAGGGCGGGCGTAAAGATTTATCGCACCGATGAACACGGTACAGTCATCATCGTCAGTGACAGCCGGAATATTACTATAAAATAGTTCGAGGCGGCCTATGGTTAAATTGCCTGAAAATCTGGTTAAAGCCCGTTTTCTTTCCCGACCCAACCGTTTTACCGTAGTGGCGGAAGGGGAGGGAGGGCCCTTTACGGCCTTTTTGGCCGATCCCGGACGTCTTACAGAATTATTACTGCCTGGAACCGAGCTTTTCCTGGCTCCGGCTAAAGAATCTGCCGGGCGCAAGACCCTCTATGATGTAGTGCTGGCCTACCGTGGCGGCATTTTTATATCCCTCGATAGCCGCCTGCCGAATCGCCTCTTTGCCGCCGCTTTTCATGGCCGTAAACTGGTACCCTTTATAGGTTATCGGGAGCTGACGTCCGAAGTCAAAACAGGCTCCAGCCGCCTTGATTTTCTACTTACTGGGAGCGAACCGGAGCTTCCGCCATGTTATGTAGAGGTAAAGTCGGTAACCCTGGTAAGTGATGGCAATGTTGCCCTTTTCCCCGATGCTCCCACAGCCCGCGGCACCCGTCACCTGGAAGAACTGATGGGTCTAAAGTATAGGGGTTGCAGAGCGGCGGTGGTATTTATTATCCAACGGGAGGATGCGGATTTTTTTGCTCCTAATGAATCCACCGACCCCCTTTTTGCCCGGGCCCTGCGGCAAGCGGCCGAAGCCGGGGTAGAAATTTATGCTTACCGCTGCCGCATCAGCCTGAAGGCGGCCTGCCTGGCCGATGCCGTGCCTGTAAGGCTGGATGTATATTTTTAAGCGACAAGGGTCTTTTGAGGAAGAACTATGCTTGGGGAGGATTTCGGTATCCCGGTAGCGAATTTATATTAAAACTCGCAGGAGCACGATTGTATGGCTGTCTACCGGCTGGATACATGCGGGGAGATGTGTCCCATACCCATAGTGCGCACCAAGGTTAAGCTCAAAGAATTGCAGCCCGGCGATTTGTTGATCGTCACCAGCGACCACAGTTGCACCAGCCGGTCCCTGGCCGAGACGGTGCAAAAAATGGGCCACCGTGTTGAGGTTAGGGAGGTGGCCCATGGCGTCTGGGAGGTAGTAATCGAGAAGGTATAGCAAAACGGCAGAGGCCTTTAGACTCAACAAAAGGCCTTTTTGTTGGTTAAAAGAAAGCGAAAAAATTTTTTTTGCAACCCGGTAGCCGGCCGGCCTGCCTGATAAACGATGTGAAAAGTACTGCGAAAAGAGATACCTTCCACTTGGAGGGCCTTTAAGGTACCGGCATGAATTTCCCGTCTGATAGCCAAACGGGAGAGCAGGGAAACGCCGTGGCCGGCGGTAATGGCTGATTTAATGGCATCGTTGGAATTTAATTCCAGGACTACGTTCAAGTTGGCTATCGTCAGGCCCTGGGTGGCCAGGGCGCGGGCAATCACCCCGCGGGTGCCGGAACCTTCTTCCCTGAGGAACATTGGCAGGCGGCATAGCTCTTCCAGGGTAACACGCTCCGGGCCCTTCCAGGCAGGAGGAACGATTAAGAGCAACTCATCTTCGGCGATCCCGCGGGTGGCCAGGCCGGGCTGATCGACGGGCCCCTCGATGAGGCCGATGTCGATGGTTTTGTCCAGTAGCTTCTGGATGGTTTCCTCCCGGTTGCCGACCAGGAGCTTAATGTTGGCGTCGGGATATTTTTCTTTAAAGCTGTAAATGGTGCAGGGCAGGGCATAGCTGCCGATGCTGCTGCTGGCGCCGACGACGAGGTGCTCATGGCCGCTCTTCCAGTTGTTGAGGTCCCGTTTGAGGTTTTCGGCCAGCTGGAGGAAGGTCTGGCCGTATTCATAAACTATTTCCCCCAGGGCCGTCAACTCTACTCCTTTGGTGGTACGGGTGAAAAGCTCGACATCGAGGTCGTTTTCCAAAAGCTGAATTTGATAGCTTAAGGAAGATTGGGACATGTGCAGGAGGCGGGCTGCTTCGGAAATGGATTTAACCTGGGCTACCGTACAAAAAGCTTTCAGATGGTTGAGATTCATGGAACGGGCCTCCCTGCCGGCTGCTTATCATATTTATTATAACATATCATCTTTGAAACAGGCGGGATAAGCATGGCCGAAGAAAGGATGAAGGGCAGGCTTCTCGGCTCCCAGGAACCTTATGCCCTCATTACAGCCCTGCTTGCGTTGGCGGTCTTTTGGTGGCTAAAGAGCCGTGGCCCGGGCCTAGGAGAGGCATGGATTTTCGGGCTGGGTTTCGGCTTCGTCCTCCAGCGCAGCCGTTTCTGCTTCGTTGCCGCCTTCCGCGATCCCTTTATCACCGGCAACACCTCCGTCGCCAGGGCGGTAGTAATCGCCTTAATGACGGCTGTGATAGGTATGACCCTGGTGGCCCGGACGGGGTTGCCCCTGGCCGATGTCCACCCGGCGGGGTGGCATACCTTAGCCGGCGGGCTTCTTTTCGGTACGGGGATGGTCCTGGCAGGGGGGTGCGCCAGTGGCAATTTAATGCGGGTGGGCGAGGGTCACCTGCAGCAGTGGATTGTACTCTTCGCCTTTATCGGCGGTTCCCTTTGGGGAAGCCATGATTTCGAGTGGTGGCAGGGGGCGAGCATCGGCCGTTCGCCGATAATATTTTTCCCCCACATTATTGGCTGGGGGCCGGCGCTAGCCTTCCAGCTCCTGGCCCTGGGGGCGATTTATCTGGCCCTTATGGGTTTGGAAAAAAGGTTTTTTCCCGATTTCACTCCGGCACCACGGGAGCGGCAGCCCTACCAGCTGCGCCGCCTGTGGGCCCAACCCTGGTCGTACTGGACCGGGGGAATAGCCCTGGCTGTGTTGGATGTCCTCCTTACCTGGCGCGGCGGGCAGCCCTGGGGTATTACTACGGCCTTCAGCTATTGGGGGGCCTGGATCTGGCAGATATTTAAGGGGGCTTTACCCGATTGGTATTATTACAATTTACCGGCCCACAGACAGGCCCTGGAGATGGGTTTTTTGGGGGAACCCCGTACCCTCCTGGATGTGGGGCTGGTGATAGGCGCTTTTTTAGGGTCCCTTGCAGGTTCGGAATTCCGCCTGCATCGGCCCAGGCGGTGGCCCCTGATAGCGGCGGCCGTGGCCGGAGGACTCCTTATGGGTTACGGCGCCAGGATTGCCATGGGTTGCAATATCGGCGCCTTTTTTAACGGTATAGCCTCTTTCTCCCTCCACGGGTGGCTTTTTGGCCTGGGTTTGATCAGCGGGGCATATGTGGGAAGCAGGTTGCTGCTGCGTTTTCTGCTCTAAATTGTGATAACTATCGAATAGTCTGATGGCCCTCGAAAATACCGTTAGACAATTGAATTACAAAAAGGCCGTGAGGCCGCATGATTCTTTGCCCGAGGGGAGCTGCCGCAGCTCCCCTCGGGCTTTAATGCCCCTTGGCCCGGCTGCAGGAGAAGCGGGACGAAAGCAATAAAATATATTGTGAAAGTAACACTGAGGGCAATCACTGGCTTTAAATTAAGTGTTAATAACAACAGTTTCTTAGCAGAACTTGGAGGTGAAGGCATGTTAGAACAAAAGATAAGCAGGCGAACGTTTATCAAGGGCTCGCTGGTGGCCGGGGCCGTGGCCGCCTTCGGCGGCAGTTTGGTCCCTTTGAAAGGGGCGGAAGCGGCTGAGGCGCCGGAAGCCTCCGCCACTAAAGTCGTACCTACCATCTGCGAGATGTGCGGGGTAAAGTGTGGTGTTTTGGCCCATGTGAAGGATGGGCGCGTCTGGCGTTTGACCGGAAATCCCAAAGATCCCCAGAGCGGCGGTCGCTTGTGCGCCCGGGGCAATGCCGGTACCAAAACCTTGTATGATCCCGATCGCTTAAAGGGTCCTCTGAAGAGGGTCGGTGACGGCAAATTTGAGCCCATTTCCTGGGAACAGGCCTTTAAGGAAATAGGAGAAAAGCTCATAGAACTTAAAGGGCGTTACGGCCCCCAAACCCTCGTGTGGCTGGCCCATCCGGAACTCATCTCCCCTCTGGAGAAGCATTTTATGGCCGCCTTCGGCTCACCCAATTACACCGGCCATGGTCCGACCTGTTACAGCAGCAGAAATGTGGCATTTGAACAAATGTACGGCGGCGTTCCCGGGGTGGATTACCGCAATATCAAGTACTACATCGCCTTCGGCCGCAACCTCACCGGGGGTATTAAAAACCCCGATATACAAAAAATCGTGGCAGCCAAAGCAGAAGGCGCCCATCTGGTGGCCGTCGATCCACGCTTTAACGATTTTGCCTACTTTGCCGACGAGTGGCTGCCCATCAGGCCCGGCACCGATTTGGCCATGATTTTGGCCATGATTAACGTCATCATTCGG belongs to Moorella humiferrea and includes:
- a CDS encoding ComEC/Rec2 family competence protein; translated protein: MHRVQRFIIFALLAFILFLTACSSGGTVGAPPPGDGRELKVHFIDVGQADSILIQTPAGKAILIDGGNNDDGIKVVNYIKSQAVKELAAVVATHPHEDHIGGLDSVIKEIPVAAVYMPNAVTTTRTFEDFINAVKASGATRIRARGGVKMDIPGLSAEFLAPNSNSYDELNNYSAVLKIAYGNTAFLFTGDAETVSEEEMLSAGYNLKADVLKVGHHGSASSTSAAFLKAVAPKYAVISVGKGNDYGHPDPRVLERLQRAGVKIYRTDEHGTVIIVSDSRNITIK
- a CDS encoding ferritin-like domain-containing protein, translating into MKHYQPGIPPYNQWQFMIPQMPVLGPHDFQKQVQHIYDSIVAEATAADFYSRLMREAPDEMHRDFINHAYKDELEHLEAFTRLYKHFTDRIPQYNIEPVQYRTYKDGLLKALKDELEAADFYKGIIVSSTDQLVRDTYFLAMGDELEHAIRFNALLKAASW
- a CDS encoding ABC transporter permease; its protein translation is MLILVAGADPLKAYGVMFSGPVSSEFGITETLVRATPLLLVGLGIVISFRAGILNIGGEGQILMGAVAASAVALYFSHWPAVLLFPVVFLVGCVAGGIWGGIAGWLKARLAVNEILSTVMLNSIALQLYTYLIRGPLIDPQELAYGTGVPQTAMVPQHIWLPRLIPGTRLHVGFILAIILAAIVYIFLWRTTIGYRMRAVGAGPEASRYGGIKVEFYLVLAMALSGALAGLAGTVEVLGVHHRSLESLSAGYGFSGIVAALFGRLHPLGAIPASILMGALILGADMMQRSVRVPAAIVMAIQGLVILFVVSSDLIMRKPELLQRFWCRRGAARSKSTGEGGAKA
- a CDS encoding BMP family lipoprotein, which encodes MKKWKKVIGVLVLMFMMALVAACGGNPSGQGQKEGQKDGGQAQQSQKVRIAMVVASTVDDMAWSQSMYEGLKAVQKKMGEDKVEIAVSERLGDAVNAGAAIRQYASQGYDIVIAHGAQYQSVLREIAADFPKTTFAYGTGFQTAPNIFAYDPQAQEGAYLLGMLAGYMTKTGIIGVVGPVEAGDAIKYNYGFEQGVKAVNPKAQVRIAYTGSFGDIVGAGELAKVHMDAGADILTGSSQQSVGAIKAVAERGKYWLSTDMDQSSLAPDTVLAAQAYNWEKVVTKMIELRKQGVLGGEHLTLSFSDGTLELKFNSKLADKIPQEAKNAVEKVKQQIASGELKIELPKEQGQKQQQK
- a CDS encoding nucleoside deaminase; amino-acid sequence: MAISRCAREHGNTPFGCLLVDINGNILLEQENIEITERDCTGHAEAALMRKASQLYSKDFLWQCTLYSSAEPCAMCSGAIYWGNVGRVVYVISEKRLRQLTGSHPQNPTLDLPCRQVFASGQKDIIVVGPLPQLEEEAVKVHEGYWK
- a CDS encoding sulfurtransferase TusA family protein, translated to MAVYRLDTCGEMCPIPIVRTKVKLKELQPGDLLIVTSDHSCTSRSLAETVQKMGHRVEVREVAHGVWEVVIEKV
- a CDS encoding ABC transporter ATP-binding protein encodes the protein MQEIKHLEMRGITKRFPGVLANDNVNLEINSGEVLALLGENGAGKTTLMSILYGLYQPDDGEILINGQPVQITSPRKAMELGIGMVHQHFMLVPTLTVAENVALGSPPRKGIFVDLEKVRRDIEEISRNYGLGVSPDAYVWQLSVGEQQRVEIIKALYLGASLLILDEPTAVLTPQEAGELIALLKNMAKQGRPIVFISHKLNEVMAVSDRVTVLRDGRVVATIRTAETTSRELARLMVGRELAFQKNKSRTPAGETVLSLRELWVTGNKGTPALKGLSLELKGGEILGIAGVSGNGQKELAEVISGLRRADKGQIVLNGKEITNQAPERIIKQGLGFIPEDRLHVGTIPSFTIWENLILKDHAQPPYARGIFLQNQSIRRQAASLVESYGIKTPNLDTPTGRLSGGNIQRLILAREITRRPSVLIAAYPTRGLDVGATEYVHKKLMEARDEGMGVLLISEDLEEVMSLSDRIAVIYEGRIMQVLKAEEADERTLGLLMAGVAKEAS
- a CDS encoding DUF3006 domain-containing protein, producing MFIIDRFEGRWAVIAAEDGMTFNLPRSVLPRDAGEGDVIILTATVDREATEKKKRGVQNLLADFFDA
- the sfsA gene encoding DNA/RNA nuclease SfsA — its product is MPENLVKARFLSRPNRFTVVAEGEGGPFTAFLADPGRLTELLLPGTELFLAPAKESAGRKTLYDVVLAYRGGIFISLDSRLPNRLFAAAFHGRKLVPFIGYRELTSEVKTGSSRLDFLLTGSEPELPPCYVEVKSVTLVSDGNVALFPDAPTARGTRHLEELMGLKYRGCRAAVVFIIQREDADFFAPNESTDPLFARALRQAAEAGVEIYAYRCRISLKAACLADAVPVRLDVYF
- a CDS encoding Hsp20/alpha crystallin family protein — protein: MFGLVPFYGRRRGLRPMFSEIENFMERMFNEDLFWIPVFGQPFKVDIKENEREYVLEAELPGLEKENINITYEDDTLTISIKRDEIVDEARENFIRKERRSGSIERRFYLEGVDEEKITAKYKNGLLTVILPKKEAGFKRGKNIPVE
- a CDS encoding ABC transporter permease; the protein is MGDAVISQGLLVGIMATGIRLATPFLLAAIGEMFVQRSGVFNLGVEGIMLLGAFMAFFVTLQTGNYYLGILVSLAVGALLGALMGVVSITFKAEQGISGIGLYMIGWGLSGLLFRLYLGFITTIEGLRPLKIPILGDIPYIGAILFQHNWLVYLAYILVPVSWIVLYKTPWGLKVRAVGTTPEAADTLGISVDSIRYQCLILGGMLAGLAGAFLTVGQANMFADNITAGRGFIAVALVYFGRWSPLGILAGSLLFSIASSFQLWVQVLGIKVPYEMAVILPYVITIIALAVSFGRVWAPAALGKPYERGTRG